Genomic DNA from Nicotiana tabacum cultivar K326 chromosome 21, ASM71507v2, whole genome shotgun sequence:
tcggagcgaggtgagtctcctttctaaccttgtaagagggaattgtccccataggtgaaataattggttatgtgtctctatttgtgggggatacgtacgcaccaggtgacgagagtccgtgcgtagctactattatgtgtaagtccgggcagtctaggacccaaaagcatgctatacttggaatatctatAATCTTGGTGACAATTGAATTGCCTAAATCCTATCGAATTTGTAAATGAATTTCTGAAAGGATTAAACctcattttcttaaattattaaaagagaattggcttttatttggataaacattccccgataaattcttaattggctgtctgaatgtgtgtatctatgtgtgtccgtgtcgcatgtatgattcacgagcggggtgtGTGTTTATTTATGTttaccgcgtcgcatgtatgattcgcgaacggggtaatagatgcatctatggttcgtgccattcgaccctcggcagtgcacattttacatttatgttagaTCGGGCTTTACTACCTCgacatgatatgcgcatgcttgtattgtttgACTGAGATTTATAAATGTTGTTATTTGCCTTTCCTGGCCGGAGATAAATTTATAAAAGATGATAtaaagtaaatctttggaaatccattattatttgagaagttgtttacctgctatcCGACTTTATGAGTTTATAATTACTTTATAAAATCCATGATCTCCTATCATTTTTACAAatatcattattggaccactagtaagtgtctaggtcgacctctcgtctctacttcttcgagattagatgggatactcattgggtacactttattttcatactcatactacacttgttgtgcatttttgttgcaaaggcacatgcatctctagtggtctagtgggcgtagcagcatggttgatacatAGACTTAGGTGAGTTGTACTTCATGAAACGAcccgcagccagtagagtctctttcagattactgtatttactttctgtctaatATTGTATTCtggacggttgttgtattacattatttcctagaaattgctcatgcacttgtgacaccgggttttgggatgattatggggtattctgtatttacttctaaacattcttttatctattttttttgGCAAAAATTATCTTTTACTAGCTGAATTGAAGGAAAacttcattttttaaaattattaagataagaattaaattaagcatttatggttggctttcctgacagcggtgtccgacgccatcacgacccttaatggattttggatcgtgcaTGCATATTTCTCACTACGTCCGCACAATCACTACCGCGGTCCGCATAATTCCATCGCGGTCGCGAGTCCTGAGACGCCTTCTACCGCGGTCCGCAAGATTCTCATCGCGACCACGAATTCTGAATCAAGTCCTTCCGCGGTCCGCAAATTTCCCACCGCGGCCACGTTCTCCTACCGCGGTCCCCGTAATCCATACCGCGGCTGCACTTCCAATGATCTGAGACCAGCAACTTTCCAACACCAAATATCAGGTATTTTGCCAACTCCCAAGGCCATGTGGTGATCCGATAACTACTcggaattcacccgaggcccccaggaccccgaacaaatataccaacaaatcccaTAACATCATGCAAACtaagtcgaaccttcgaatcactcaaaacaatatcgaaacaccAAACCACCCTCTAatccaagcctaagaactcctaaacttccaaattttacaaatgatgccgaaacctaccaaatcacctcTGAATGACGTGAATTTTGCACACACCTCAAAAATGACACTACAGACCTACACCAACTTCTGGAAtttcattccaaccccgatatcaaatttttccacTGCTgaccaaaatccccaaatttccataTTTTCCCAACTCATGTCTAAttttaccacggacctccaaaccacattccggacgtgctcctaagtccaaaatcacctaacggagctaacaaaaccatcaaaattcaattctgaggtcgtttactcataagtcaacatccgattgacttttccaacttaagtcttctcaaaagagactaagtgtctcaattctctccaaaaccactccgaaactgAACTAACTAGAGTGATACGATCAATacagctgaagaacacaaaatgaagcaaaaaatgggaaaatggggctataactctcaaaacgactggctgggCCGTGACAAATATGTTGATGAAATATGATTAGAAATtgattaaaatcacttacccaaggtttgtttgtgaaaatcccctctccaaattgcctcctaccgagtTTAGGGATCAAAAATAAGAGAATGAACTTAAAAATCCCGTCCCTCAGCTATTTTtccagtcgcagatgtcgcatttgcaacctaGGTTTTGTAACCTACAAATGCAAAGAACCACTCGCAAATGAGAAATCCTTCCATCTCTGCTGTTATCGCAACTGCGATgaatagttcgcaattgcgaacgatGGACCCTCTGCAAATGCGACCATGTTGATTGCAAATGCAAATAAGCTCTCCCAGGtgcacttcgcaaatgcgaacgctgggttcacaaatgtgaacccagctgacttggtcaaccttaTAAAATGAGAACTCAGACCTCGAAAATGCGTGATCTGAGGCCTTTGCAGAAAACCAACAAACTTAAGTTCCAACAACACTCCGCTAAGCGTTcgaaactcacacgagccctcgggactccaaaccaaacttccACATAAGTCCATATCATACAAACTAACTCGTGCGATCAAAGTACAAAAATAACATCTCAAACTACGAATTGAACCCTAAAACGTATGATTTTCAAAGAgattttcaagaacttctagaattttAACTAAGCATCCAAATCCTACGAAATCAACTCCGaacgacgccaaattttgcaaacaagttctaaatgacatagtgaacctattccaagtcccaaaatcaaattctaagctcaatagctaaaagtcaacctacggtcaacttttcaacttaaaattgctAAATTTTCgcaaatcaacacaaatcaacctacggacttccaaaatcaattccgggtagacgcccaagtctgaaatcacgatacgaagctatcagagtcATAAAAACAAAGTTCAAGGGCTgttttaacaaaagtcaaaatttggttaatattttcaaatttaaacttgTACGTCTAGAAtgaagggtccaaatcaacccaaaagctTTCTAGAATGAAAATAATCAACCCAGTAAGTTATAAAAACATAAACACACAAGTGTGAAGAAATAAAAGTGGTAACAGGGGGCAATTACATAGAACAACCAATCGGATCGTTACAGTGAGTCAGCAAAAGCGAAAATGTTGGCAGTGTTTAAAAAATTCGAGGGTTTGAGTCTTCTCTCACTTAGAGAATTTTGGGGTGCGGACTAAGGTAATTTTTGGAGAGGTTTTCACtagattgaagaggtaagtgattttgataACTTTTTTCCAtgaatattgaatacccattgattatttcacttatttctcatgaatctaagttagaattttgggattttgacccATGtgttggagagtaagatttggggatttgattcaatttgttgtcagaattggatgattttggtatggctAGACTTGTTATTGGGTAtttgaattttgtgaattttgtagggTTCCGAGGCATGGACCCAGGGTTGAATTTTTTAATTTGGTAAAGGAATTTAGCTTTATcgtatggaatcaattcctatagcttgtattggtTATATTAatttgtttgtgactagattcgagtcatttaGAGGTTGATTCGCAAGGCAAGGGTTTGTTGCAGTATTGAGTTGCTcactctgaggtaagtaacacttctaaacttggtactgagggtatgaatccctggaatacatgttatgtggttggtgttgggatgacgcacatgctaggtgatggtcatgtgggcatgcaccagggtaattatgactcggttgattctgtggtactgtgtcaTTATCTAGTCTTGTTTCTATCCGTGTAATCcaacgtgttagagtaattgagttgtgattagtgttagaaatcatgtttaggctatgtgcttattctgtTAGGAGCCACTTAGGTTATTTGTGCTATTGTGTTATTTGCTTATGTtgtaattatgtactcagtcatatttattcatttgcatatcatatttaTGTCTCTGCTATCATTTAAGGTTACATCATGTTACCATTGTTAGAGTTGTATGGTATGAGATTTGTACGCCCGTGAGACaagagaggtttatgactgagttagggcctgagagtcggattatgagtgatatttatgggatcgggctgcatgtcgtagtaggccttattggcttatttatgggatcgggctacacaccgCAATATGCTTTATCGACTTATTTAATattatggatcgagttgcacccCGCAGTAGGCgtattggctttatattagtgCTTGGACAGGATCCGTCCTtccagagtctgacataccagcagcgAGTGCAGGTACCGTATAAtgttgagtgattgtgtgtgatgaCTGGGAGTTGAGAGTGACAGAATGAGTACTATGAGAGTAAGAGTACCTGAAATTATCACTATGATggattacatttgacatgcatatttgatatGTAGTcgtagagatgtaacattcctcatgctagctgtacttggcatattttatcagtgttgAGCTTAAATTATTGAACGTGAAATCATGCCTAAATTTCGGTACTGTGTACGAGCTGAATATGGATGTTCTCTGAGTTATTACTGTCAATAGCTTGATATATTTATGTTTTCATTATCCTGATTCATACTGTATCTTTctgagctcatcactgctttcagcccaaggttagtcagattacttattgagtatattgggtTTGTTGTACACATATTACACTCTGAACTTTGTGTGCAGATCAAGAAATAGCCGGACGCGGTGGTTTCTAGAGTTGTGATAATACCTCttcggagactttgaggtagctgctatgacgtCCGCAGACATTGACTCTCCTTCCTTCCATTTTATTTCAATATTGTTCTATTTTTTGACAGTTGTACTAAAATTTTAGACTATGTTAAcattagtagctcatgtactctgtgacaccatGATTTTGGGGTTTGTTGTAGTTGAGTTTCAGTTGTTTTTCTCAGTTATCTATGAGATTTTTCACAGTTGAACTTGTTAAAatcatattttaaatttaaatgcGTAGTTGTCATGTGATTGTCGgattgcctagtaatgtgataggcaccatcacgataggttgggatttgggtcgtgaaaaaagcAAAACGACTGGTTGAGTCATTATGTTATTAGTCTATTTCAAATTATTACAGTTTATTATTGTTAATGGtttgattttgaatttgctaAAACTGGTTAAGTAATTtagctaacgttggcttgcctagcaagtgaaatgttatgtgCCATCATGATCCCAGGGGTGAGATTTCAGGTCATgacagttgtactcatactacacttttgcagcttgcgtgcagattttggagctgagttGTTATGGATGACGgaagctagcattgaagatgtacctgctctctagatatagctaccacttgtccttggtagttttagattctTACTCTGCttatatatatttcaaacaaatgttgtatttattttcatatcagatttgtaaatctaaatcttagtggctcatgacttgtactccCAATCCTTGGGATATTGTATTTAAACTCAACTATTTTATTTGTTGattatttattatctttattaGAATTATGTGACTATTACTTGTCTTACCTAGCAAGGtgggctaggtgccatcacgactaggtggatattgggtcgttacatttgtAACTGCCGATATAACTCGCCAGTTTTGGAAAGAATATCTAGCGTAGTGGATATGAGTGCATCCCTAATATTTCGAAGTCATTTGAGGACCATGCCAAATCCCAAGTTATtactgttgatactcaattttgtcCTCTTGATATCCTATTCATCTTTcattaattacttttatttttataatattttaagtactATTTACATAGCATTTATCATGTTATAACTCTTTATTATATGTTAAAAATTGTAATTTTACCATTTATTAGTACTTCATAGCAAACTAAAATCATTATCACAGTAGATTGGTACACAAATAATTTTGTTCGATCAAAACCCTAGCTGCCTCActgaaatccatcaatccctTTCTAAAATTAGGCTAATCAGTGATCAATCGGTGATATACTTCCCTTATTTGTTCAATATCACTATCGCTCGCGCAGTTATGGTAATAATTGATACTGTTTCGTTTATAGGAAGTCTAATTCTCTTGAATCAAGCCAATATGGCTCCGATCATTGGAGTTTCTAAAAGATCCTAGCTTTATACGTTGAAGAAGAGGGGATATATTCTAGATCTTGGAAAATCTCTGCTGATTCTCTCTCGATTAGGGTTTATGTACGAGTTTGCCCTAATCTGACTCTAATTCGATTTGCATgcgattgatttctttccttatatgTTTATTTTATATTGAAACTATATAAGCCCCTTCCTCCCTTTCCCTTCAGGGTAGACGTTAATCACATCTCTCTCACTCTTACACTGATTCTATTTTAGTATTATTTGTTCGAGTACTGCTTTACTGGTATTTTTTCTGAGTTCGTGGTGATTGTTTGTTTTGGCATGTTCTtaagctggctgaaagccaaggtttTTGGATATTATCTCTCACTCCCTTTTCTGCTCGAGACTTATATAAGTGCTCGTAAACTTTGACATGCCGTAATTTCGAGAAATTTCTGGTGTATGAACATTTGGTAATTCACAATTAAAACTACctttgtatttttggattttctattgtCTCGTTCAAATCGCAGATTGGTTAGTATTTTTTACTGCACAGTTTTAATATTGATATGGTTTAACTTCAAATATGTGGTCAATTCCATTGATTGGTGTGGTTACATATTTAGTAGGAATCATGCCCATATGACTCTTTGTTCATGCGTAAAGCTCAACATTGCATTATAATCCTTACTCTCCACATGTTCCAGAATTCTTTCTCTTATTCGCTTGAATCTACAAGTTTGAAACTTGTATCTCTATGAGTGAGATGAGCATAAGTTCTTCAATTTTGGAGCTTTATATCAACTATGGTGTTGAATCTATGTGAACGTAATTGTTTGAGTTTGAAACTTTAATGTCTGAACGAGTTCCTTTATGTATGTATGTGATTCTGGTCTATTAAGTTCTTGAAGTAGGAATATGCTTATATAGCCTCATATTCTATCTATTGCATGTCATCCATACTATATATTTGGGAATTTGCATGATTATAATTCAAGCTAATGCTTCTGATATCACTTACCTATAGGATCCATGTTGATCCACATAACTACTTTAGTTTATGCCTCATTGTTAAAGTCTAAGCCCTTACTAAGTAGCTAAGCTATCTGTATTGTAATTTTCCTTTATGTTAACACTTATGCTATATGTCATAACTGCATGTGTTTAAAGCCTTGAATTTATGTGATTGAATCTTGTATGCGTAATTGTGTTCTGTCTTGAATTTATGGTAGAATTCCCGATTGAAGCTCGCATCTCTAGCTCATGGTAGAACTAATTCTTATAAGACCCTCTTGTGTTGAATTTGCGTGTATGCTAGTTCGGGATCCAGTAGACTCATATGGTAATAAGAAAGTTTACCTTTGTAAATCTTTGCAATTATTAATGGTTATgttgcattagaaatcatgtctatggAGTTGCTATCTCATCTATGTGTTGTAAAGGGGCAGACCCATTATCAAACTGCATGCCGCTAGCTTTCAGAATTTCActattctaaaaaaaatattacaactaTCAATTTAGCCTACATGCCACCTAGTTTTCTTGTCTACAAGTTGTGACGAAAacaatttaagtatttttatattttcatttattCTAGGTTATAGATTAATGCTATTACATATAGTTATCTGTAGTTACCTTTTTAATTGACctaattgtataaatatttttatattatcaatgcATAGAACTTAACTGACACAGATCAAAGGTTTCCTTCTTAATTATTTTCGGAAGGAAGATTGCGCGATCTTTCAAGATCAAGAAGAAACAAAGATTTTTTAGGCACAAGAATTTTTTTGATGCAACTCATTTATATGTTCTGTACGGCCTCTTAATTAAATTGCATATTAAAATTTCTTATTGGAATGATTGAAGTACTAGTATAAGATAATGGACAATTTATTTTTCATATCGTCTTTTTGTCTTCTGATCTAGTTCTTCTTCTATTCACGAAAaaatacatttaattttttttttctattatagaTCTATGTCTACATTAATTCCTATAGAAGTGAATAAAACCCTTAGCCAAATTATAATTGTAATATTAATAAGATTATAAATTATGTCTAAATACAGAAATAATGAAAACTAACTCAAATCGAAGAAAACATATAGTAGTAAAAAGTAATACCATCATAtattaataatagaaatcatagcaGAATATAGCTTGTAGcatcatcaaaacaaactaaaaAGTACGAAATAAAAATATCACGTCCTAATAATATGAATTTAAACTTAAGCACTAGGTgcattaattatttgtattttcaGAATAAGCCTCTCAAGAAGACGAAGATGAAGCCTCATTTTTCAAATGCTTCAAACGATTATTCAAATTAAAAACAGTTGCACTTAATCATACTTTTTTACTTCATCTGCATTAAACTGCTCAATTGACTCCCAACGGTATCTTTCGCTGTTTTCTTTCATGTTGTCAAGTAGAAGAGACTCAGCACTTGTAGCTTCTTTTATGTTGTCAAACAATTCCCTCCTAttgttgagttgatttacttTGTGTCGTGCATGAGCCGCAACTAGGCGAGTGCTTTCACTTAATTGCATATTAGGATTTAAAAAACGATCAATAATCGCTTCTGATGTaggatgaaaaaatgaaaaaggtttACCGGTAGGAGAAAAGAGTACAATTCCAATATCAATATTGCATAGCTTAACAAGTTCGCTGGCCTGTTTATACAGACCCGAACGACGCTTTGAAAATGTCACATAGCGGTCATcctcattttctatttttttcatcGGAATACTTTGCCTCCCTCTAGTCTTCTTACCCTCCATGGCTAAAATTATAAGGAAGAAGTATAATATAAAAGCTTATTGATGAGTAGTTTTCTTTAAGAAATGATACTTATGAGAAATAGAATACCATGACTATTTATATACATCAAGACTTCATCATAATAAAtttctagccaaatattataaaTGAAAGCAATCAAAGAAATCTAaacttttaagttaaaaaaataaatattttatcatACTTACTATAATTTACCAAGTTCTGATTAGAAAATGTGGATGTAAATCAAAGAAACACAAAGTAAGTACCAGAATCTTTAAATTTAACTCAAataggaaaataatttaatgCCTTTAGAAATTCATCAACTACTAGGTGTTCAAACTAACTCGGGTCAGATTTAAAATTTAACTTGAATAGGAATGTTTTAATAATGaaaatcaaactttccaaatgcATTAACATCAaccaaatctgaaaatttaagtTTAATTGGAAAAGTTTTAATGTTCTAATTACAAAAATAAGTGCAAATGTAATTAGAAGATAAACCAAATTGAGAAAAAACATTAAATTTGCATTACTaccataaaaatttgaaattaactTGAACTAGGTAATTACTCACTAATTTTACCAAGTACTATTTTTGAAATGCAATATAACTAAGAGGGACACACGTGCATACCAAAAATGTTTTCAAATATACGAAGAACACTACGAATAGAATTATGCGATAATTGTACACATGACACTATAGAATTTACAATTGGAAACAACTCGTGATATCGAAATACCCTAGGTCGTCAAAAGAAAATTCatccgataggtcgttttgagtactagtgTCACGACCTGAAATCCCAACCTCAGGATCATGATAGCGCCTAATATCCATTTGCCAGGCAAACTAAcgtgaaataattaattaaccaaTTCTAACTGTTAAAAACACAATAATGATATTCAACGAGAAATAAAAGCCAAGTCTAACATAGTACTAATATAAACTACGTGATAATACCTTCTCCTAGAAATCTGGAGTCACGAGTACACGAGCAACTATAAGtctacaaacaaggtctgaaataaatacaattattttgaaagaaataaacagtAAAGCGGGAAATGGAAGGGGatttcaaggtctgcggatgccagcagatctacctcgagtctccgtaTGTAATGATCCGAGCTGACGTACTTCATGCACCGCTAGGACTAATACCAgtatatgcacaagaagtgcagaagtgtaatataaCTACTACCGAGCCAATTTACTCCATAAGTGTCGAGCTTAACCTctacgaggtagtgacgaggctaagacaggACACCTACGTAAATAAATCTGTACAGGTGTATATAAAGAAGCAATAATACAAAGGATAACAACATACTAACAGGGAGGGGCATTCAAAATGGGGAAGATATAATAAATACGGCAAGTATGAAATCACGAAATATCCAAGTAAATTACCAAAATTGAAAATTAGTCAAatcaatgatatgaaaatggcatggcatcagccttcgtatttttactctcgtcctcaccatgtaataatatgaatataatggcacgacatcaccctccaTGCTTTTACTTTCTTCCTCAccgtgtaataataataatatgaatgaaaggcacgacatcacccttcgtgcttttactctcttcctcatcatgtaataataataataataataataataataataataataatatgaattCGAATAATAAACAATGCAGAGGATAATTTAACTTCAAATATGGTGCCATGATatcaaacttcaacttccaaaaatattcaacaactttgaaataaGCAACAAATACGAACCGAATAATCAAATAAGTAATAGTCTAACCTAAGCATGAATATCATAATTAATGgaacaatataatacaaagaaatatttttcacccgcatgctttaaccatTGACAACACATAGTCTCGTCACATCGCATATACATTGTCCCATACATAAAACACATAACAAATAGACCAACCAGtactaatccctcaagtcaaggttaaccatgacacatACCTCACTCTGCAACCAAATTAATGCCCAACCACGTCTTTCCCTCTATAATTAGCCTCC
This window encodes:
- the LOC107765491 gene encoding agamous-like MADS-box protein AGL61, with amino-acid sequence MEGKKTRGRQSIPMKKIENEDDRYVTFSKRRSGLYKQASELVKLCNIDIGIVLFSPTGKPFSFFHPTSEAIIDRFLNPNMQLSESTRLVAAHARHKVNQLNNRRELFDNIKEATSAESLLLDNMKENSERYRWESIEQFNADEVKKYD